The sequence below is a genomic window from Actinokineospora baliensis.
CCGGGAAACTGTGGGTTGCGGGGACGCCAACCGCGGGAAAGCGGATGGCCGCCGGAATCCCCGGCTATCCATTCCTCAGCCGCGCCGAGTTCGGTTCCTGATCCATCCAGCCGCGGGTGGCCCGTTCGGTCGCCAGGGCGGTCGCCTTGATCTCGTCGAGCTCGTCGGTGATCTCTTCGGCGCCGACGAGCTCCTCGACCCCGCTCACTGCGGCGGCCAACTCGCTGATCAGCGTGTTGTAGGTGGTGGTGAGCCGCTCGAGTTCGTCGACGTCGTCGGCGGCCACCTCGACCCGCACGATCGCCGATGCCCGCACCGCGAACCGGCGCAGGATGCGCTCCAGCAGGTCAAGCGTCTGTTCCAGCCGCGGGTCGAACTCACCTCTGGCCACCTGGAACCGTCGCAACCAGACGTCCTCAGCGGAGTCCGGCTCGATCGCGGGCACCGGGACCTCGGGTTCCTTGATCACGTGGGCGATGCCCGCCCGGCCGCCGAGCACGACGAGGCCGACCCCCACGGTCATCCACGCGGGCAGGTGGATCGCCCAGGCGACGCACGCCGCGCTCGCCGCGAGCAGGATCCCCCACGGATCGGCCAGTTCTCTCGTGTAGCCCATTGCCCACCCTTTAACCACCCAGCCAGGACAGGGCCAAGATCCTAGGGGGAAACACCCTCCAATTGCGACCCCGGCGTTGGTTGGTGATTTGCGGACAATGCGAGATGGGGCGGCATTCAAATGAGAATGCCGCCCCACCACAATCGAATCAGCTCCAGTCGGGGCCGCGCTTGCTCCAGCTCCAGGCGTACCGCGGGTCCTCGCTGTCGGCGGCGGCCTCGCCCAGGTCCAGCGGTCGGAAGGTGTCGACCATCACCGCGGTCTCGTCGAAGTAGTCCGCGCCGATCGACGCCTCGGCGGCGCCGGGCTGCGGGCCGTGGGTGAACCCGCTCGGGTGCAGCGACAGCGACCCGATGCCGATGCCCGAGCCCTTGCGGGCCTCGTAGTTGCCCCCCACGTAGAACATCAGCTCGTCGGAGTCGACGTTCGCGTGGTTGTAGGGCACCGGGATCGCGTCGGGGTGGTAGTCGACCTTGCGCGGCATGAACGAGCAGACCACGAAGTTCGGGCCCTCGAAGGTCTGGTGCACGGGCGGCGGCTGGTGGACCCGGCCGGTGATGGGCTCGAAGTCGTTGATGTGGAACACCCACGGGTAGAGGCAGCCGTCCCAGCCCACGACGTCGAACGGGTGGTTGGCGTAGGTGAACCGCGTTAGGCCCGCCCTGTGCCGCACGAGCACCTCGACGTCCTCGCCCTCGACGAGCAGGGGCTCCGTCGGGCCCCTCTGGTCGCGCTCGCAGTACGGCGAGTGCTCGAGGAACTGGCCCTTGTTCGACAGGTAGCGCTTAGGCGGCCCGATGTGGCCTGACGCCTCGACGATGTAGAGCCGCATCTCGCCGTTGGGCACGACGCGGTAGGTGGTCGAGGTGGGGATGACCAGGTAGTCGCCGTCGGACACCTCTAGGGCGCCGTAGACGGTCTCTACGGTGCCGCTGCCCCCCTGGACGTAGAACAGCTCATCGCCGACCGCGTTGCGGTAGAGCGGGCTGGGCGCGGACGCGATGGCGAAGCCGATGATGACGTCCGAGTTGCCGAAGAGGGTCCTGCGGCCGGTCACGGCGTCGGTGTCGGCGCCGAACTTGAGGTCCTGGGTGCGGAAGTGCCGCGGCTTGAGCGGGTGGTTGGGCACCAGCTTGCCGCGGAAGTCCTCGACGACCTCGGCGTTGACGATCGCTGTCGGGAGGTGCCGGTGGTAGAGCAGCGCGGAGTCGGAGGAGAACCCCTCGACCCCCATCAGCTCCTCGGCGTAGAGCTTCCCCTCCGGTGAGCGGAACTGGGTGTGCCTCTTGCGGGGGATGTCCCCAACGCGCCGGTAGTGCGGCATTGCTCCTCCGAAAACCTCTCAGGACCCTAGCTGTGATGTTCGCCGAACTTGTTCGTCTAGCGGACATCTTTGTTCAGTTGGCGGTACGCTACTAGCGTGTCAGCCGTGTCAAGCGCAGCTCCCCTCCCAGCGCCCGGTCCGCGCGGCATCCCGCCGCTGTTCGCGCGGCTTGTCGACGACGCGGCCCTGTTCCCGCCGGGCAACGCGCCCATGCCGGACGCGGTGCGCATGCACCTCGCCGGGCGTGAGGGCGAGCGCGCGGGCGTGATGGGCCTGTTCCTGTGCAACGCCTCCCGCCTACCCGAGCTGATCACCGAGCTGGTGAAGGCCAAGCCTGCCAAGCCGGTGGCCCTCTCGCTGGTGATCGACACCGGTCTCGGCGGGGTGCCCAAGGCGCTCTCGATCGTGGAGTCGCGGGCCGAGCTGCTCGCGCTGCGGATGGTCGAGATGCCCGCCCCCGCCGACGTCGACGACGTGTGGCTGGAGCGGGTCAACGAGTTCGTGCCCGAGGACGTCATCCGCGTGGTGGAGCCGCGCCGGGGCGGCCAGGAGTGGCTCGACGGCATCCGCCGCGTGGTCGACCACGGCAGCTGGCCCAAGATCCGCTGCGGCGGTCTCAGCCGCGAGGCGTTCCCCAGCGTGGACGAGGTGGCCGACTTCTTGGCCGTCATCAGCCGGGGTGAGGCGTCCTTCAAGGCGACCGCGGGCCTGCACAACGCGGTCCGCCACACCGACCACGAGACCGGCTTCGAGCACCACGGCTTCCTGAACCTGCTGGTTGCGACCTCGCGGCTGCTCTCGGGCGGGGATGTGCGCGGTGCGCTGTCGGAGACCGACGGCGCCGTGCTCGCCGCCGAGGCCGCCGAGTTGTCCGACCAGGCCGCGCACGCGGTCCGGGCGGTCTTCGGTTCGTACGGATCGTGCTCGCTGAGCGAGCCGGTGGAGGACCTGGAAGGGCTGGGCCTGCTGTGAGCTGGATCGACGACCCCGCGTTCGCCGAGGACAAGCCCTTCGGCCCCCAGACGCTGCCCTACGGCGTCGTGGAGACCGCCGAGTGCCCTGCCGTCGCCGTGCGCGTCGGTGACCACGCGTTGCCGCTGAGGCCCATCGCGGACGAGTTCACCGCGGAGCTGGCCGAGCTGGTGGCCGCGGACTCGCTGGACCCGCTGCTCGCCGCTGGTCGGCCCGCGTGGTCGGCGCTGCGGGCGAGGCTCACCGAGCTGGTGAAGGCCACCGCCGCGCCGGACGGGGCGGTGCTCTTGCCGCTGTCGGAGACCAAGACCCGGCTGCCGTTCACCGTCGGCGACTACGTG
It includes:
- a CDS encoding homogentisate 1,2-dioxygenase; the protein is MPHYRRVGDIPRKRHTQFRSPEGKLYAEELMGVEGFSSDSALLYHRHLPTAIVNAEVVEDFRGKLVPNHPLKPRHFRTQDLKFGADTDAVTGRRTLFGNSDVIIGFAIASAPSPLYRNAVGDELFYVQGGSGTVETVYGALEVSDGDYLVIPTSTTYRVVPNGEMRLYIVEASGHIGPPKRYLSNKGQFLEHSPYCERDQRGPTEPLLVEGEDVEVLVRHRAGLTRFTYANHPFDVVGWDGCLYPWVFHINDFEPITGRVHQPPPVHQTFEGPNFVVCSFMPRKVDYHPDAIPVPYNHANVDSDELMFYVGGNYEARKGSGIGIGSLSLHPSGFTHGPQPGAAEASIGADYFDETAVMVDTFRPLDLGEAAADSEDPRYAWSWSKRGPDWS